One stretch of Mycolicibacterium fallax DNA includes these proteins:
- a CDS encoding SpoIIAA family protein produces the protein MIELLPDMPTGVAGIRVSGKLHREDLAAVPELEKSFGDNEFRLVEVIADDYAGFGPGALLEDMKVGFGALIRHHEQFRRIAIVTDLTWATHAIHAMAWLVPGEMKTFALAELDAAKTWAAG, from the coding sequence ATGATTGAGTTGCTACCCGATATGCCCACCGGTGTCGCCGGCATCCGGGTGTCCGGCAAGCTGCACCGCGAGGATCTCGCGGCGGTCCCGGAACTGGAGAAGTCGTTCGGCGACAACGAGTTCCGCCTGGTGGAGGTGATCGCCGATGACTACGCGGGGTTTGGCCCCGGCGCGCTGCTGGAGGACATGAAGGTCGGCTTCGGCGCGCTGATCCGCCATCACGAGCAGTTCCGGCGGATCGCGATCGTCACCGATCTGACCTGGGCCACCCACGCCATCCACGCGATGGCCTGGCTGGTGCCCGGCGAGATGAAGACCTTCGCACTGGCCGAGTTGGACGCCGCCAAGACCTGGGCGGCCGGCTAG
- a CDS encoding OPT family oligopeptide transporter: MTATPSAPLTVRELTVRGVLLGGAITLVFTAANVYLGLKVGLTFATAIPAAVISMAILRNFAHHSIVENNIVQTVASAAGTLSAIIFVLPGLVMIGWWTGFPYWTTAAVCAVGGILGVMYSIPLRRALVTGSDLPYPEGVAAAEVLKVGDSTQGAAESRTGIRAITVGALAAAGFLLLANVKLWSASVAGYFRVGAGASMFGGSLSLALIGVGHLVGVSVGVAMLVGLVISFGVLLPIRTIGELGSGLPLADVVDTVFVDQVRFIGAGTIAVAAVWTLIKIVGPVVRGITEALASARTRRDGGFVQVVERDIPFPMVTATVLVMLVPIAALLAAFVHGTVLAGHSVGIIAVSLVFVFAIGLVIAAVCGYMAGLIGSSNSPISGVGILVVLIAALLIKLTFGAADDDQSAALVAYTLFAAAITFGVATISNDNLQDLKTGQLVGATPWKQQVALVIGVLFGSAVIPPVLDLMQSAFGFMGTPDAGPEALAAPQAALISSLADGVFGGSLDWGLLGLGALIGVAIIGADEVLGRTGRFRLPPLAVGMGIYLPMSLTLIIPIGAFLGLAYNRWSERFADAERRRRLGVLLATGMIVGESLYGVLFAGIVAGTGNENPLAVAALDTGGYGQVIGVVVFALLVGGLYRWTRKGAAAGAPEPV, encoded by the coding sequence ATGACCGCCACCCCGTCAGCTCCGCTCACCGTGCGGGAACTCACCGTCCGCGGAGTGCTGCTCGGCGGCGCGATCACGCTGGTCTTCACCGCGGCCAACGTCTACCTCGGGCTGAAGGTCGGCCTGACGTTCGCCACCGCCATTCCCGCGGCGGTCATCTCGATGGCGATCCTGCGCAACTTCGCCCACCACTCGATCGTGGAGAACAACATTGTGCAGACCGTCGCCTCGGCGGCCGGCACCCTCTCGGCGATCATCTTCGTGCTGCCCGGCCTGGTGATGATCGGGTGGTGGACGGGCTTCCCGTACTGGACGACCGCCGCAGTCTGCGCGGTCGGCGGCATCCTCGGGGTGATGTATTCGATCCCGCTGCGCCGGGCCCTGGTCACCGGATCGGATCTGCCGTATCCGGAGGGGGTGGCCGCCGCCGAGGTGCTCAAGGTCGGGGACAGCACCCAGGGCGCGGCGGAGAGCCGTACCGGCATCCGGGCGATCACCGTCGGGGCGCTGGCCGCCGCGGGGTTCCTGCTGCTGGCCAACGTGAAGCTGTGGTCGGCGTCGGTCGCCGGCTACTTCCGGGTGGGGGCCGGGGCCAGCATGTTCGGCGGCAGCCTGTCGCTGGCGCTGATCGGCGTCGGGCACCTGGTCGGGGTCAGCGTCGGGGTGGCGATGCTGGTCGGCCTGGTCATCTCGTTCGGGGTCCTGCTGCCGATCCGGACCATCGGGGAGCTGGGCTCGGGGCTGCCGCTGGCCGACGTCGTCGACACGGTGTTCGTCGACCAGGTCCGGTTCATCGGGGCCGGCACGATCGCGGTGGCCGCGGTGTGGACCCTGATCAAGATCGTCGGCCCGGTCGTCCGCGGCATCACCGAGGCGCTGGCCTCGGCCCGGACCCGTCGGGACGGCGGGTTCGTCCAGGTGGTCGAGCGTGACATCCCGTTCCCGATGGTGACCGCCACGGTGCTGGTGATGCTGGTGCCGATCGCCGCGCTGCTGGCCGCGTTCGTGCACGGCACCGTGCTGGCCGGCCACTCGGTCGGGATCATCGCGGTCAGCCTGGTGTTCGTCTTCGCCATCGGGCTGGTCATCGCCGCGGTGTGCGGTTACATGGCCGGGCTGATCGGCTCGTCGAACAGCCCGATCTCCGGGGTGGGCATCCTCGTCGTGCTGATCGCCGCCTTGCTGATCAAGCTCACCTTCGGCGCCGCCGACGACGACCAGTCCGCCGCGCTGGTCGCCTACACACTGTTCGCGGCGGCGATCACCTTTGGCGTGGCCACCATCTCCAACGACAACCTGCAGGACCTCAAGACCGGCCAGTTGGTCGGCGCGACGCCGTGGAAGCAGCAGGTGGCGCTGGTGATCGGGGTGCTGTTCGGCTCGGCGGTCATCCCGCCGGTGCTGGACCTGATGCAGAGCGCGTTCGGGTTCATGGGCACCCCGGATGCCGGACCCGAGGCGCTGGCCGCCCCGCAGGCCGCGCTGATCTCCTCGCTGGCCGACGGCGTGTTCGGCGGATCGCTGGACTGGGGCCTGCTCGGGCTGGGTGCGCTGATCGGCGTCGCCATCATCGGCGCCGACGAGGTGCTGGGCCGCACCGGCCGGTTCCGGCTGCCGCCGCTGGCGGTCGGGATGGGCATCTACCTGCCGATGTCGCTGACGCTGATCATCCCGATCGGCGCGTTCCTCGGGCTGGCCTACAACCGATGGTCGGAGCGGTTCGCCGATGCCGAGCGACGCCGGCGGCTCGGGGTGCTGCTGGCCACCGGGATGATCGTGGGGGAGAGCCTCTACGGCGTACTGTTCGCCGGCATCGTGGCGGGCACCGGCAACGAGAACCCGCTGGCGGTGGCCGCGCTGGACACCGGCGGGTATGGGCAGGTCATCGGCGTGGTGGTGTTCGCCCTGCTGGTCGGCGGGCTGTACCGGTGGACCCGGAAGGGCGCGGCGGCCGGGGCCCCCGAGCCGGTCTAG
- a CDS encoding sulfurtransferase, translating to MSWLISAAELAARCAGESRPRILDVRWTLATPDGRADYRAGHIPGAVYVDLDAELSDHAVGGAGRHPLPAPGALQAAARRWGLRDGDPVVVYDDWNALAAARCWWLLRSAGVRDVRVLDGGWSAWLRAGLPSETGEQAPAPGTVTLTPADPGRTVDADAAAAVAADPGGLLLDARAAARYRGDEEPLDPRAGHIPGAVSAPTTDNLNPEGTFRGAAELRERFAGLGVGAGPTAVYCGSGVTACHQILALAVAGHDAALFPGSWSQWSGEPARPVATGPQPG from the coding sequence ATGAGCTGGCTGATCTCGGCTGCCGAGCTGGCCGCGCGCTGCGCCGGCGAATCCCGCCCGCGGATCCTGGATGTGCGCTGGACCCTCGCCACCCCGGACGGCCGCGCCGACTACCGGGCCGGGCACATTCCCGGGGCGGTGTACGTCGACCTGGACGCCGAGCTCAGCGACCATGCGGTCGGTGGCGCCGGACGCCACCCGCTGCCCGCGCCGGGCGCGCTGCAGGCCGCCGCCCGGCGCTGGGGTCTGCGCGATGGTGACCCGGTGGTGGTCTACGACGACTGGAATGCGCTGGCCGCGGCCCGGTGCTGGTGGCTGCTGCGATCCGCCGGGGTGCGCGACGTCCGGGTGCTCGACGGCGGCTGGTCGGCCTGGCTGCGGGCCGGCCTCCCGTCGGAGACCGGGGAGCAGGCGCCCGCCCCCGGCACCGTCACGCTCACCCCGGCCGATCCCGGCCGGACCGTCGACGCCGATGCCGCCGCGGCGGTGGCCGCCGATCCGGGCGGCCTGCTGCTCGACGCCCGGGCCGCGGCCCGCTATCGCGGCGACGAGGAGCCGCTGGATCCGCGGGCCGGGCACATCCCGGGCGCGGTGTCGGCGCCGACGACCGACAACCTCAATCCCGAAGGCACCTTCCGGGGCGCCGCCGAACTTCGGGAACGCTTCGCCGGGTTGGGCGTCGGCGCCGGTCCGACCGCGGTGTACTGCGGATCCGGGGTGACCGCCTGCCACCAGATCCTGGCGCTGGCCGTCGCCGGTCACGACGCCGCGCTGTTCCCCGGTTCCTGGTCGCAGTGGTCCGGCGAACCGGCCCGACCCGTCGCGACCGGCCCGCAACCCGGCTAG
- a CDS encoding phosphotransferase family protein yields MTTTDPLPAGPADITAAWLSAALGMTVTDVEVAPLGTGQTGATYRIRPSYAGPAGPPTLVVKLPSQQDEVRDRVALGYRAEHAFYAGAADTLAVPTPHAYLCEIDRDGADFVLLMDDQAPAEQGDQIRGCTVEEAALAVTALAGLHGPRWCDPAWLDFPGVTMPRADADFAAGVGMAAQLAAATTVERLGGRMSAADRATLLATADATGTWLQLEPDRFALLHGDYRLDNLLFDPARSRITVVDWQTIAVGLPARDLAYFLGTGLTVADRTAAERDLVQRYHAALLTYGVSDYGAETCWRDYRLGTPQITLISSFGVAFAASTERGDDMMLAMLARGCAAIRELGTLELIAELA; encoded by the coding sequence ATGACGACCACCGACCCGCTGCCCGCCGGGCCCGCCGACATCACCGCCGCCTGGTTGTCCGCGGCGCTCGGCATGACGGTGACCGACGTCGAGGTCGCCCCGCTGGGGACCGGCCAGACCGGGGCGACCTACCGGATCCGGCCCAGCTACGCCGGACCCGCCGGCCCGCCGACCCTGGTTGTCAAGCTGCCGTCCCAGCAGGACGAGGTGCGGGACCGGGTGGCGCTGGGGTATCGGGCCGAGCACGCCTTCTACGCCGGCGCGGCAGACACCCTGGCGGTTCCCACGCCGCACGCCTATCTGTGCGAAATCGACCGGGACGGCGCCGATTTCGTGCTGTTGATGGACGATCAGGCACCGGCGGAACAGGGCGACCAGATCCGCGGCTGCACGGTAGAGGAGGCGGCGCTGGCGGTGACGGCGCTGGCCGGGCTGCACGGGCCGCGCTGGTGCGATCCGGCCTGGCTGGACTTCCCGGGGGTGACGATGCCGCGGGCCGACGCCGACTTCGCCGCCGGGGTGGGGATGGCCGCGCAGCTGGCGGCGGCCACCACGGTCGAGCGCCTCGGTGGCCGGATGAGCGCGGCGGACCGGGCCACGCTGCTGGCCACCGCGGACGCGACCGGCACCTGGCTGCAGCTGGAGCCGGACCGCTTCGCGCTGCTGCACGGCGACTATCGGCTGGACAACCTGTTGTTCGATCCGGCGCGCAGCCGGATCACCGTGGTGGACTGGCAGACCATCGCCGTCGGGCTGCCCGCTCGCGACCTGGCGTACTTCCTGGGCACCGGGCTGACGGTGGCCGATCGCACCGCGGCCGAACGGGACCTGGTGCAGCGCTATCACGCCGCGCTGCTGACCTACGGGGTGAGCGACTACGGCGCCGAAACCTGTTGGCGCGACTACCGGTTGGGTACCCCGCAGATCACCTTGATCTCGTCGTTCGGGGTGGCGTTCGCGGCCTCCACCGAGCGCGGCGACGACATGATGCTGGCGATGCTGGCGCGGGGCTGCGCGGCGATCCGGGAGCTGGGCACCCTGGAGTTGATCGCCGAGCTGGCCTGA
- a CDS encoding WhiB family transcriptional regulator: protein MNQQPCTANPDLWFGYPDDDAGDGPAKARAYELAALQARTLCLRRCPLAQQRRCARYALEQQEAFGVWAGVKLPGNQWRRRHELARAHEQLRRIATGEVTPRELPENQPLLRRRTLPAGGDIATVLHLPARQSAA, encoded by the coding sequence ATGAATCAACAGCCCTGTACCGCCAATCCCGACCTCTGGTTCGGCTACCCCGACGACGACGCGGGCGACGGGCCGGCCAAGGCCCGGGCCTACGAGCTCGCCGCGCTGCAGGCCCGGACGCTGTGCCTGCGGCGCTGCCCGCTGGCCCAGCAGCGCCGCTGCGCCCGCTACGCACTCGAGCAGCAGGAGGCGTTCGGCGTGTGGGCGGGGGTGAAGCTGCCCGGCAACCAGTGGCGCCGCCGGCACGAACTCGCCCGCGCCCACGAGCAGCTGCGCCGCATCGCCACCGGCGAGGTCACCCCCCGCGAACTGCCGGAGAACCAGCCGCTGCTGCGGCGGCGCACCCTGCCGGCCGGCGGCGACATCGCCACGGTGTTGCATCTGCCGGCCCGGCAATCGGCCGCCTGA
- a CDS encoding helix-turn-helix domain-containing protein codes for MSREAAGAAIRALRESRQWSLADLAAATGVSVMGLSYLERGARKPHKSTVQKVEIGLGLPPGSYSRLALSEDPDALLAELLAAETPEPAAVRVDRNVDVGVLQGYARAQLDALRTVIARLPPKSSNEYETYIRSVMTQCATAELLAADSWRVAVNAGSAPEGPLLECLRELDRIRVELVGRLPDGLPARFEAARLRSGLPDRVIAALLGVDDDELWRLRTAGVVPPGAARRIQDFIEVWRSGQPDR; via the coding sequence ATGAGCCGGGAGGCGGCGGGTGCGGCGATCAGGGCGCTGCGGGAGTCCCGGCAATGGTCGCTGGCGGATCTGGCCGCGGCCACCGGGGTCAGCGTGATGGGCCTGAGCTACCTGGAGCGCGGCGCCAGGAAACCGCACAAAAGCACAGTTCAGAAGGTTGAAATCGGTCTCGGGCTGCCGCCCGGGAGTTACTCGAGGCTGGCGCTGAGCGAGGATCCGGATGCCCTGCTGGCCGAGCTGCTGGCCGCCGAAACTCCGGAGCCGGCCGCCGTCCGGGTCGATCGCAATGTGGACGTCGGGGTGCTCCAGGGGTACGCCCGGGCCCAGCTCGACGCGCTGCGGACCGTCATCGCCCGGTTGCCGCCGAAATCATCAAACGAATACGAGACGTATATTCGTTCTGTGATGACGCAGTGCGCGACGGCAGAGCTGCTGGCGGCCGACTCGTGGCGGGTGGCCGTCAACGCCGGCAGCGCCCCGGAGGGCCCGCTGCTGGAATGTTTGCGCGAGCTCGACCGGATCCGGGTCGAGTTGGTCGGCCGGCTCCCGGACGGGCTGCCGGCGCGGTTCGAGGCGGCCCGGCTCCGTTCGGGCCTGCCGGATCGGGTGATCGCCGCGCTGCTCGGCGTCGACGACGACGAGCTGTGGCGGCTGCGGACCGCCGGTGTCGTACCGCCCGGCGCGGCGCGGCGAATCCAGGACTTCATCGAGGTCTGGAGGTCGGGGCAGCCCGACCGGTAA
- a CDS encoding C40 family peptidase yields the protein MGELEILARAHDLFAGEPAAAVPDARDAGGPIARLTGALRRGGTPDGYRRYVDGTRIEFRTAADTDDRIAELLRGARADHAAGRDGTARILAAARRDQPEFYDSPVAQREALRRRVQRLRDQYRLVARARSRSRRRAALLRALRYRARRRVQLSRLRPPGGAAERAVRAAMSKLGRPYVWGAEGPDSFDCSGLVQWAYHQAGINLDRTTYDQINAGAPVPRSAIRPGDLVFPHTGHVQIAIGNGMVIEAPYSGANVRISPLGSAIAIRRPG from the coding sequence ATGGGCGAGCTGGAGATCCTGGCACGCGCGCACGACCTGTTCGCCGGTGAGCCGGCGGCCGCCGTGCCCGACGCCCGAGATGCCGGCGGGCCGATCGCGCGACTGACCGGAGCGCTGCGGCGCGGTGGCACCCCGGACGGCTACCGCCGCTACGTGGATGGCACCCGCATCGAGTTCCGCACCGCCGCCGACACCGACGACCGGATCGCCGAACTGCTGCGCGGGGCCCGGGCCGATCACGCGGCCGGCCGCGACGGCACCGCGCGGATCCTGGCCGCCGCGCGCCGGGACCAGCCGGAGTTCTACGACTCCCCGGTGGCCCAGCGCGAGGCGCTGCGGCGCAGGGTGCAGCGGCTGCGTGATCAGTATCGACTGGTCGCCCGGGCCCGTAGCCGGTCCCGGCGTCGGGCCGCGCTGTTGCGCGCGCTGCGCTACCGGGCCCGGCGCCGAGTCCAGTTGAGCCGGCTGCGGCCGCCGGGTGGTGCGGCCGAACGGGCGGTGCGCGCCGCGATGTCCAAGCTCGGTCGGCCCTACGTCTGGGGCGCGGAGGGCCCGGACAGCTTCGACTGCTCGGGCCTGGTGCAGTGGGCGTATCACCAGGCCGGGATCAACCTGGACCGGACCACCTACGACCAGATCAACGCGGGCGCGCCGGTGCCGCGGTCGGCGATCCGGCCCGGCGATCTGGTGTTCCCGCACACCGGCCACGTCCAGATCGCCATCGGCAACGGCATGGTCATCGAGGCGCCGTACTCCGGCGCCAACGTCCGGATCAGCCCGCTGGGATCGGCGATCGCCATTCGTCGGCCCGGCTGA
- a CDS encoding DUF4226 domain-containing protein, whose protein sequence is MSDQPDGAAVARGLQARLAAAVAADRALVATIADAHRIAAAARRRLEDIGARVQGLLTERTELPLDAPLAVRRALTANLREMETVVAETAAAAAAKTAALKQLSGAYRAAGPSSTG, encoded by the coding sequence ATGTCGGACCAGCCGGACGGGGCTGCGGTGGCGCGCGGGTTGCAGGCGCGCCTGGCCGCCGCCGTGGCGGCCGACCGGGCCCTGGTCGCCACCATCGCCGACGCCCACCGGATCGCCGCCGCGGCCCGTCGCCGGCTCGAGGACATTGGCGCGCGGGTGCAGGGCCTGCTGACCGAGCGCACCGAGCTGCCGCTGGACGCCCCGCTGGCGGTGCGCCGCGCACTGACCGCGAACCTGCGCGAGATGGAGACCGTGGTGGCCGAGACGGCGGCCGCGGCCGCCGCGAAAACCGCTGCGCTCAAACAGCTTTCCGGCGCCTACCGGGCCGCCGGACCGTCGTCCACAGGCTGA
- a CDS encoding DUF4226 domain-containing protein, giving the protein MSSYAEVVAAIDQVTRATGDVDSWKIDLDPTITDLTALAQRPQVWDVVLESLWRRYPTLFDPLTHLPVSVLPGTRDVGPAPLQGDGAEAIRTAEAALTKQHSTVAMLDLQVITAVLSAHATTAAGARALAALQRDIESAVRTRTDLDTPAGARDFQRYLIGKLREIGAVVEAAGLDATSKATLAGAWNALYDAATGPAKPDPEPDPPVAPQRPAPPAAPGPQAPPAAPGGLPGEPPPYGELPGELPPYGDVPPYSDLPPEALAPAAAPPVNTGAPAPAPAAASALPLPALPSLGGPIGGESAAAPSGSLRPAGLDALFGPEPPLAEDLPGQRSTAEDLDPDEPDADESDPDESDRADADRGDADPGEQPEPPRTVELPGGDRISVADPKLAAALTATLAGTPLREAFTAQGIVLPEPGSPVPQPLDPGRIRTGDIAVFSDRLAVALDDTRAWHDGQIQPIANVSGPSFLGWQHLPTVGAAAVPPGQPGQTPAPTRPAA; this is encoded by the coding sequence ATGAGCAGCTACGCCGAGGTGGTGGCCGCCATCGACCAGGTCACCCGCGCCACCGGCGATGTGGACTCCTGGAAGATCGACCTGGATCCGACGATCACCGATCTCACCGCACTGGCGCAGCGGCCGCAGGTTTGGGACGTGGTGCTGGAGTCGCTGTGGCGGCGCTACCCGACGCTGTTCGATCCGCTCACCCATCTGCCGGTCTCGGTGCTGCCCGGAACCCGCGACGTCGGCCCCGCGCCGCTGCAGGGCGACGGTGCCGAGGCCATCCGCACCGCCGAAGCCGCTCTGACGAAACAACATTCGACGGTGGCGATGCTCGACCTGCAGGTCATCACCGCGGTGCTGTCCGCGCACGCCACCACCGCGGCCGGGGCCAGGGCGCTGGCCGCCCTGCAACGCGACATCGAATCCGCCGTGCGCACCCGCACCGATCTGGACACTCCGGCCGGTGCTCGGGACTTCCAGCGCTACCTGATCGGAAAGCTCCGCGAGATCGGTGCGGTGGTGGAGGCCGCCGGGCTGGACGCCACCTCCAAGGCGACGCTGGCCGGAGCCTGGAACGCGCTGTACGACGCGGCCACCGGGCCGGCGAAACCGGATCCGGAACCCGACCCGCCGGTGGCACCGCAACGCCCGGCACCGCCCGCCGCGCCCGGTCCCCAGGCGCCCCCCGCCGCGCCGGGCGGGCTGCCGGGGGAGCCGCCGCCCTACGGTGAGCTGCCGGGGGAGCTGCCGCCCTATGGCGACGTCCCGCCCTACTCGGACCTGCCGCCAGAGGCACTCGCCCCGGCCGCCGCACCGCCGGTGAACACCGGCGCCCCGGCCCCCGCACCGGCGGCCGCTTCGGCGCTGCCGCTGCCCGCCCTGCCGAGCCTGGGCGGGCCGATCGGCGGCGAGAGCGCCGCCGCGCCCAGCGGCAGCCTGCGACCGGCCGGCCTTGACGCGCTGTTCGGCCCCGAGCCGCCCCTGGCCGAGGACCTGCCCGGGCAGCGCTCGACGGCTGAGGACCTCGACCCCGATGAGCCCGACGCCGACGAGTCCGACCCCGATGAGTCCGATCGTGCTGATGCCGACCGCGGGGATGCCGACCCGGGTGAGCAGCCGGAGCCGCCGCGGACCGTCGAGCTGCCCGGCGGCGATCGGATCAGCGTCGCCGACCCGAAGCTGGCCGCCGCCCTGACCGCGACGCTGGCCGGCACCCCGCTGCGCGAGGCGTTCACCGCCCAGGGCATCGTGCTGCCAGAACCCGGCAGCCCGGTCCCGCAGCCGCTGGACCCCGGGCGGATCCGGACCGGCGACATCGCGGTGTTCAGTGATCGACTGGCCGTTGCGCTCGATGACACCCGGGCCTGGCACGACGGCCAGATCCAGCCGATCGCGAACGTCTCCGGGCCGAGCTTCCTGGGCTGGCAGCACCTGCCGACCGTCGGCGCGGCCGCCGTGCCGCCCGGTCAGCCCGGCCAAACCCCTGCACCCACCCGTCCGGCCGCCTAA